One genomic region from Nocardia vinacea encodes:
- a CDS encoding amino acid permease, whose translation MIAVRGPVELSALADALHAEDVGYRRSLRARQVQMIAIGGVIGTGLFLGAGGRLASAGPGLFLVYAVCGVFVFFILRALGELVLHRPSAGSFVSYAREFYGEKMAFAVGWTYFFHWCMTGIVDITAIATYVHYWGAFEVVPHWVIALIALIAVVSTNLISVRWFGELEFWVALIKVVALVGFLIVGTIFLAGRFPIQGAQTGVGVMTQHGGLFPTGVLPLVTVITGVVFAYAAVELVGIAAGEAEHPETIMPRSINSVIARIGLFYVGSLVLLGLLLPYTVFRAGESPFVTFFAKIGVPAAGSIMNLVVLTAAFSSLNAGLYSTGRILRSMSMNGSAPGVAARMSRAGVPYVGILATGAIALVGVGLDAVVPDKAFEIVLNASALGTIVSWTAVVLCHLRLWREWRRGLAWRPASRLPGTPYTDVATLLFLATVVVLMVCTGDMVQRIAVLVMLVVLGPALVGGWFLARRKVLRIARIRQHHTGQFEVVAERPPLGPSAEPEVIIEPLKSRYANPDPR comes from the coding sequence GTGATCGCAGTTCGGGGACCAGTTGAGTTATCGGCGCTCGCAGATGCGCTGCATGCCGAGGATGTCGGTTATCGCAGATCGCTGCGCGCGCGCCAAGTGCAGATGATCGCAATCGGCGGGGTGATCGGCACCGGGTTGTTTCTCGGCGCCGGTGGGCGACTCGCCAGCGCCGGACCGGGATTGTTCCTGGTGTATGCGGTGTGCGGCGTATTCGTCTTCTTCATCCTGCGCGCGCTCGGCGAACTGGTGCTGCATCGTCCCTCCGCCGGATCCTTCGTCTCCTATGCGCGCGAGTTCTACGGGGAGAAGATGGCTTTCGCGGTTGGGTGGACCTACTTCTTCCACTGGTGTATGACCGGGATCGTCGATATCACCGCCATTGCCACCTATGTGCACTACTGGGGCGCGTTCGAGGTCGTCCCGCACTGGGTGATCGCGCTCATCGCCCTGATCGCGGTGGTGAGTACCAACCTGATCTCGGTGCGCTGGTTCGGCGAACTGGAGTTCTGGGTCGCGCTGATCAAAGTCGTTGCCCTGGTGGGCTTTCTGATCGTCGGCACGATCTTCCTCGCCGGTCGCTTCCCGATTCAGGGTGCGCAGACCGGGGTCGGGGTGATGACTCAGCACGGTGGATTGTTCCCGACCGGTGTGCTGCCGCTGGTCACGGTCATTACCGGTGTCGTATTCGCCTATGCCGCAGTCGAACTGGTCGGCATTGCGGCCGGTGAGGCGGAACATCCGGAGACAATCATGCCGCGGTCGATCAACTCCGTCATCGCCCGCATCGGACTGTTCTATGTCGGTTCGCTGGTGCTGCTCGGACTGCTGTTGCCATATACGGTCTTTCGGGCCGGTGAGAGTCCGTTCGTCACGTTCTTCGCGAAAATCGGTGTGCCGGCGGCCGGTTCGATCATGAACCTGGTCGTGCTCACCGCCGCGTTCTCCAGCCTCAATGCCGGGTTGTACTCGACCGGCCGGATTCTGCGTTCGATGTCGATGAACGGCAGCGCACCCGGTGTGGCGGCGCGTATGTCGCGGGCGGGCGTACCGTACGTCGGCATTCTCGCCACCGGCGCAATCGCGCTGGTCGGCGTCGGACTCGATGCGGTGGTGCCGGACAAGGCATTCGAGATCGTGCTGAACGCGTCCGCACTCGGCACCATTGTGTCGTGGACTGCGGTTGTGCTCTGTCACCTCCGACTCTGGCGCGAATGGCGCCGCGGTTTGGCCTGGCGCCCGGCCTCCCGCCTACCCGGCACCCCCTACACCGATGTGGCGACCCTGCTCTTCCTGGCCACCGTGGTCGTCCTGATGGTCTGCACCGGCGATATGGTCCAGCGCATTGCCGTACTCGTGATGCTCGTCGTCCTGGGGCCGGCTTTGGTCGGCGGCTGGTTCCTCGCGCGCCGAAAAGTGTTGCGAATAGCCCGCATCCGCCAACATCACACCGGCCAGTTCGAGGTAGTTGCCGAGCGTCCGCCTCTCGGGCCTTCGGCCGAACCGGAAGTGATCATCGAGCCTCTGAAGTCCCGCTACGCCAACCCGGATCCGCGCTAG
- a CDS encoding alpha/beta hydrolase, with protein sequence MALISAVSLAAVPARSDPSGPITVTTATAAARPAADGSHLVGMVENPDGMLDLRLYSAAMDTDILVKVLRAPDSSLPTPTLYLLNGASGGADASSWPEQTDIVDFFRDKQVTVVTPMGGNGSYFTDWRNDDPILGRQRWTTFLTQELPPIIDSAFNGSGADAVAGISMAATSVFQLALAAPGRYRAIGSYSGCVQTSDPLGQAMIDAVVLRWRGNPINMWGPPSDPAWAANDPYVHAEMLRGTAVYVSTGTGVPGALDTLDGHGIRGNGGKLVGQLVNGGVLEAITNQCAHALRDRLQQLSIPATFDLRPTGTHSWGYWQEDLHRSWPMIRDALNG encoded by the coding sequence ATGGCGCTCATCTCCGCGGTGAGTCTGGCCGCCGTGCCCGCACGCTCGGACCCAAGTGGCCCGATCACGGTCACCACGGCTACCGCCGCCGCTCGCCCCGCCGCCGACGGCTCACATCTCGTCGGCATGGTCGAGAATCCGGACGGCATGCTCGACCTGCGGCTGTACTCGGCCGCAATGGACACCGATATCCTCGTCAAAGTGCTTCGGGCACCGGATAGTTCGCTACCGACACCGACCCTGTACCTACTCAACGGCGCGAGCGGTGGCGCGGATGCAAGCAGTTGGCCCGAGCAGACGGATATCGTCGATTTCTTCCGCGACAAACAGGTCACGGTCGTCACCCCGATGGGTGGCAATGGCAGTTACTTCACCGATTGGCGCAACGACGATCCGATCCTCGGCCGCCAACGCTGGACCACCTTCCTGACCCAGGAACTACCGCCGATCATCGACTCGGCCTTCAACGGCAGCGGCGCCGACGCGGTCGCGGGGATCTCCATGGCCGCCACATCGGTATTTCAGCTCGCACTCGCGGCACCCGGACGCTACCGGGCCATCGGCTCCTACAGCGGTTGCGTCCAGACCAGTGACCCGCTGGGCCAAGCCATGATCGATGCCGTCGTCCTGCGGTGGCGGGGCAATCCGATCAATATGTGGGGGCCGCCCAGTGATCCGGCGTGGGCCGCCAACGACCCCTATGTGCATGCCGAAATGCTGCGCGGCACAGCCGTTTACGTCTCGACCGGAACGGGCGTCCCCGGAGCGCTCGATACCCTCGACGGTCACGGCATCCGCGGCAACGGAGGCAAACTCGTCGGCCAACTCGTCAATGGCGGTGTGCTGGAGGCCATCACCAACCAGTGCGCGCACGCACTGCGCGATCGCCTCCAACAACTGAGCATCCCCGCCACCTTCGACCTGCGCCCCACCGGCACCCACTCGTGGGGCTATTGGCAGGAAGACCTGCACAGGTCGTGGCCGATGATCCGCGACGCGCTGAACGGATAG
- a CDS encoding condensation domain-containing protein, protein MVNFGFFDEWHPEGGRLTAWTASPSSRAAVRTAPIHATGPSYQQEAYLRTAYRNADAGVRASRLCMIAFDIPGAPVRDALTRACNAFLRRHDTFWSWFSFTADGRIVRHVARPEDIEFVATDHGEFTDSVAIRERVQAETPGPFEWDCFSFGVIDHGDSFTVYGAVDHLHTDGVAQALSCVDLLTLYGNELSGGRVPSAPVDGHLAYCARERGLNEQLTLASPQIRQWVELLHLNDGDMPSFPLDLGLTDGDHIRGAQVTLPLMSEAEALRFEQVCQDHGGRFIGGLFTVLAMTELELTGRDRYFGLTPANTRATPGEATSVGWYTNLIPVTAAIRPDDTFTSLVASVQDATGRAKELTDISPHRVLELVTPDLGIRTKPGWAAPMLSYVDVRRMAGAEMFDRINGGLYGNRASATEVYLWINRFNEVTTLSLMFPDTPQAHASIDRYAKALTAVITAVVADGDYAVRVDVLS, encoded by the coding sequence TTGGTCAATTTCGGTTTCTTCGATGAATGGCATCCCGAGGGCGGTCGGCTCACCGCATGGACAGCGTCGCCGAGCTCGCGGGCGGCGGTGCGGACCGCCCCGATACACGCAACAGGTCCCTCTTACCAGCAGGAGGCGTATCTGCGGACCGCGTATCGCAATGCCGATGCGGGCGTTCGAGCTTCGCGATTGTGCATGATTGCCTTCGATATTCCGGGTGCTCCGGTCCGCGATGCGCTGACCCGCGCATGCAACGCATTCCTGCGACGGCACGACACGTTTTGGAGCTGGTTTTCGTTTACCGCAGATGGCCGGATCGTGCGGCATGTGGCGCGGCCGGAGGATATCGAATTCGTCGCTACCGACCACGGTGAATTCACCGACAGCGTCGCGATTCGCGAGCGGGTACAGGCCGAAACGCCGGGTCCGTTCGAATGGGATTGCTTCAGCTTCGGCGTGATCGATCACGGCGATTCGTTTACGGTGTATGGCGCAGTGGATCATCTGCACACCGACGGGGTTGCGCAGGCGCTGTCGTGTGTGGATCTGCTGACGCTGTACGGCAACGAATTATCCGGCGGCCGAGTGCCTTCCGCGCCCGTCGACGGTCACCTCGCCTATTGTGCGCGCGAACGCGGGCTCAATGAACAACTCACGCTCGCATCACCGCAGATCCGGCAGTGGGTCGAGCTGCTGCACCTCAATGATGGTGATATGCCGTCGTTTCCACTGGATCTCGGACTGACCGACGGGGACCATATACGGGGTGCGCAGGTGACGCTGCCGCTGATGAGCGAGGCCGAAGCATTGCGATTCGAGCAGGTCTGCCAGGACCACGGCGGCCGATTCATCGGCGGGCTATTCACCGTGCTCGCCATGACGGAGCTCGAATTGACCGGTCGGGATCGGTATTTCGGACTCACCCCGGCCAATACCCGCGCCACACCCGGCGAGGCGACCTCGGTGGGCTGGTACACCAACCTCATTCCGGTCACCGCGGCGATCCGGCCGGATGACACCTTCACCTCCCTCGTTGCCTCGGTCCAGGACGCAACCGGGCGGGCCAAGGAGCTGACCGATATTTCGCCGCACCGAGTGCTCGAGCTGGTCACGCCGGATCTGGGCATCCGGACGAAGCCGGGCTGGGCGGCGCCGATGCTGTCGTATGTCGACGTCCGCAGGATGGCGGGCGCGGAAATGTTCGATCGGATCAACGGCGGTCTGTACGGCAATCGGGCCAGTGCGACCGAGGTCTACCTCTGGATAAACCGGTTCAACGAGGTGACCACGCTGAGCCTGATGTTTCCGGATACCCCGCAGGCGCACGCGTCGATCGACCGGTATGCGAAGGCGCTGACCGCGGTTATTACCGCGGTGGTCGCGGACGGTGACTATGCCGTGCGGGTCGACGTCTTGTCATGA
- a CDS encoding glucosyl-3-phosphoglycerate synthase encodes MTYTSTGIAWFQRTWSLPELVDRKGERIVSVVIPALNEQDTITDVIASIRELVGTLVDELIVIDSGSTDDTMVRARAAGATAVYTREQALGGLSPRPGKGEVLWRSLAVANGDVIVFHDSDLVAPDPRFVPALVAPLLFDEQLKLVKGFYRRPLATDPFGDADAGGRVTQLVARPLLAALAPELAEVLQPLGGEYAATRDLLTSIPFAPGYGVEIGILIDTWQRHGAPAIGQVDLGTRIHRNRPTHELAAMSRQIVATMLDRFGIRDSGRGLIQYRPDGTTWRRTTSTVSLADRPAMSALPPPPVTDEIVSAAVEHTLFAW; translated from the coding sequence ATGACATATACGAGCACCGGCATTGCCTGGTTCCAGCGAACCTGGTCGCTGCCAGAGCTTGTCGATCGCAAAGGCGAGCGCATCGTGTCCGTCGTCATCCCGGCGCTCAACGAGCAGGACACCATCACCGATGTGATCGCCTCGATCCGCGAGCTCGTCGGCACGCTCGTCGACGAACTGATCGTCATCGACTCCGGCTCGACCGACGACACCATGGTGCGAGCCCGAGCGGCCGGTGCGACCGCGGTCTACACCCGCGAGCAGGCCCTCGGGGGACTGTCGCCACGCCCGGGCAAAGGCGAGGTGCTATGGCGCTCGCTGGCGGTGGCAAACGGTGATGTCATCGTTTTCCACGACTCCGACCTAGTGGCGCCGGACCCCCGATTCGTACCGGCCTTGGTGGCGCCGCTGCTATTCGACGAGCAACTGAAGCTGGTCAAGGGCTTCTATCGGCGGCCACTGGCCACCGATCCATTCGGCGACGCCGACGCCGGCGGGCGCGTCACCCAACTGGTGGCGCGTCCATTGCTCGCCGCGCTGGCCCCCGAACTCGCGGAGGTGCTGCAGCCGCTCGGCGGGGAATACGCGGCGACGCGAGACCTGTTGACCAGCATCCCGTTCGCGCCCGGCTACGGCGTCGAGATCGGCATCCTCATCGATACCTGGCAGCGCCACGGCGCACCGGCTATCGGCCAGGTGGACCTCGGCACCCGGATCCACCGCAACCGGCCCACCCACGAGTTGGCCGCCATGAGCCGCCAGATTGTCGCAACCATGCTCGACCGGTTCGGTATTCGCGACTCGGGCCGCGGGTTGATCCAATACCGCCCCGACGGCACGACTTGGCGACGCACAACGAGCACGGTCTCCCTGGCCGACCGCCCCGCTATGTCGGCGCTGCCCCCGCCACCGGTAACCGACGAAATCGTCTCCGCCGCAGTCGAACACACACTTTTTGCCTGGTAG
- a CDS encoding alpha/beta hydrolase, with translation MVLVICGAPAAMVHAQPPQEPIAVSADGSRLDRIQQRNDRLIDISVYSAAMNTVFPAQVLRARDEDASAPTLYLLNGANGGVGGSWYDETDVADFFRDKQVNVVIPIGGAGSYFTDWKSDDPLLGRQRWTTFLTEELPPIIDRAFNGNGANAIAGLSMSATSVFQLALSAPGRYRAIGSYSGCVRTSDPQGQAFVTGVVARWRGNALNMWGPPADPAWAANDPYLHADRLRGTAIYVSAGTGALGPLDTPEGTRGDLIQLVWQVMFGVPLEAVMNMCTHQLHDRLESLGIPATFDFRSNGTHSWGYWQEDLHKSWPILEAALTE, from the coding sequence ATGGTTCTCGTGATCTGCGGCGCACCTGCCGCTATGGTGCACGCCCAGCCACCGCAGGAACCGATAGCGGTGTCCGCCGACGGGTCGCGCCTGGACCGCATCCAGCAACGGAACGACCGCCTGATCGACATATCCGTGTATTCGGCCGCGATGAACACCGTCTTCCCCGCACAGGTGTTGCGCGCCCGGGACGAGGACGCGTCCGCACCCACGCTGTACCTGCTCAACGGGGCCAATGGCGGTGTCGGCGGCAGTTGGTACGACGAAACCGATGTGGCGGACTTCTTCCGCGATAAACAGGTCAATGTCGTCATCCCCATCGGCGGCGCGGGCAGCTATTTCACCGATTGGAAGTCCGATGATCCGCTGCTCGGGCGGCAGCGCTGGACGACCTTCCTGACCGAAGAACTGCCGCCGATCATCGACCGGGCATTCAACGGCAACGGCGCCAATGCCATTGCCGGGCTTTCGATGTCCGCGACCTCGGTGTTCCAACTCGCACTGTCGGCGCCAGGCCGGTACCGGGCGATCGGTTCGTACAGCGGTTGCGTCCGCACCAGTGATCCGCAGGGACAGGCGTTCGTCACCGGCGTCGTCGCGCGGTGGCGCGGCAATGCCCTGAATATGTGGGGCCCGCCCGCGGATCCGGCGTGGGCCGCCAATGATCCCTACCTGCACGCCGATCGGTTGCGCGGCACCGCCATCTATGTTTCCGCGGGCACCGGTGCACTCGGCCCGTTGGACACCCCTGAAGGCACGCGGGGCGACCTGATCCAGCTCGTGTGGCAGGTGATGTTCGGTGTGCCGCTGGAAGCGGTCATGAACATGTGCACCCACCAACTGCATGACCGGCTCGAATCCCTCGGCATTCCCGCCACCTTCGATTTCCGATCGAACGGCACGCATTCCTGGGGCTATTGGCAGGAGGACCTGCACAAGTCCTGGCCGATACTCGAAGCCGCGCTGACCGAGTGA
- a CDS encoding helix-turn-helix domain-containing protein, with protein sequence MTVTNESIEPNFAALSRKIVNRLESVPVDGLDGAVRSNLITIARCGLEGVTAAIRTGRPVPERTVARLEAIAARMADRELPIALIQHVMHAGIKAGFELVASERPRSVRQGFFTDGARLIQATQTLSTAVLRGYVGEVRSMTGDRRIAAQTLVSALLAGKADPTMAHRCGAELSPSYFVVAVALGPHPDENDRRLDSRVVARRKLRRVQAELATIRECRVLSILSVDGGTILIPTEFAADVEERLDDLIARLTRAAAAPMTATFTASPRSRIPPAADRVHKLLDLALRLDRGPGLHRFEDLAHEYQLIQPGPGYQHLRAILDPLRAEPGLLDTLRTYFAAQGKRAPTARRLGVSTSAVRRRLIRIAELTGLDPENATDAWYLRSSLVARTFADFPSRQSPGTTLCLVGS encoded by the coding sequence ATGACGGTCACGAATGAATCGATCGAGCCGAATTTCGCGGCATTATCGCGCAAGATCGTGAACCGCCTCGAAAGCGTACCGGTCGACGGGCTCGATGGCGCCGTCCGGAGCAACCTGATCACGATCGCACGCTGTGGCCTGGAAGGGGTCACCGCCGCGATTCGTACGGGCCGGCCGGTGCCGGAGCGGACCGTCGCCCGGCTCGAGGCCATCGCGGCCAGAATGGCGGATCGGGAGTTGCCGATCGCGCTGATCCAGCACGTCATGCACGCCGGTATCAAAGCTGGTTTCGAACTCGTCGCATCCGAGAGGCCGCGCTCGGTTCGGCAGGGGTTCTTCACCGACGGCGCCCGGCTCATCCAAGCGACACAGACGCTTTCGACCGCGGTATTGCGCGGGTACGTCGGCGAAGTGCGTTCCATGACCGGTGATCGCAGAATCGCCGCGCAGACGCTGGTATCGGCACTGCTGGCCGGAAAAGCGGATCCGACGATGGCGCACCGATGCGGTGCCGAACTTTCGCCGTCCTATTTCGTGGTCGCGGTCGCACTGGGGCCGCATCCCGACGAGAACGATCGTCGACTCGATTCCCGGGTGGTCGCGCGCCGCAAGCTGCGGCGCGTTCAAGCCGAGCTGGCGACCATTCGTGAATGCCGGGTGCTATCGATACTCAGCGTCGACGGCGGAACCATCCTGATCCCAACGGAATTCGCGGCCGATGTCGAAGAACGGCTGGACGATCTGATCGCTCGGCTGACGCGCGCCGCTGCCGCGCCGATGACCGCGACATTCACGGCGTCGCCGCGCAGCCGGATTCCCCCCGCCGCCGACCGCGTGCACAAACTGCTCGACCTCGCCCTGCGCCTGGATCGCGGACCCGGATTGCACCGGTTCGAAGATCTGGCACATGAGTACCAACTGATCCAGCCGGGTCCCGGCTACCAGCACCTGCGCGCGATCCTCGATCCACTGCGGGCCGAGCCCGGACTCCTCGATACCCTTCGCACCTACTTCGCCGCGCAAGGCAAACGCGCGCCGACCGCCCGCCGACTCGGCGTCTCGACCAGCGCCGTGCGCCGCCGCCTCATCAGAATCGCCGAATTGACCGGACTCGATCCCGAAAACGCCACCGACGCCTGGTATCTGAGATCGAGTCTCGTCGCCCGCACTTTCGCAGACTTTCCATCGAGGCAATCACCGGGCACGACGTTATGCCTGGTCGGGTCCTGA
- a CDS encoding helix-turn-helix domain-containing protein produces MADFAERLNKLFETVHPPGRRSHTNAEVADALTNSGHPISKPYLSQLRSGQRANPSNETMAALAKFFKVKPDYFFNDVYAAKIDHDLELLSQLQGYHLRRLSSRAFDLSEESQNLLATMAEKLRASEGLPAAPPDTDDSGPDQA; encoded by the coding sequence ATGGCTGATTTCGCCGAGCGGTTGAACAAGCTGTTCGAAACCGTGCATCCCCCGGGCCGCCGCTCGCATACCAATGCGGAAGTCGCCGACGCGTTGACGAACTCCGGGCACCCGATCTCGAAACCCTATCTGTCCCAGTTGCGGTCGGGACAGCGCGCCAACCCGTCCAACGAGACCATGGCCGCCCTCGCCAAGTTCTTCAAGGTCAAACCGGACTACTTCTTCAACGACGTCTACGCCGCCAAAATCGACCACGACCTGGAACTGCTGTCTCAGCTCCAGGGCTACCACCTGCGGCGACTATCGAGCCGGGCATTCGACCTTTCCGAGGAGTCGCAGAATCTGCTGGCCACCATGGCGGAGAAGCTACGGGCGAGCGAAGGATTACCGGCTGCGCCGCCGGACACCGACGACTCAGGACCCGACCAGGCATAA
- a CDS encoding SanA/YdcF family protein → MRTLLRIVAGTAICAVIVGVSSIVWIRYQAGDYKYSVDTVPAAEVALIPGAQVYQSGQPSPYLVARLELGRRLLETGKVKALLVTGDNGRPSYDEPTAMRSYLVRKGVPENKIALDYAGFSTYESCVRAHEIFGVRKAIVVTQDFSLPRTIALCRDAGIDATGIGDDTQPHNLVYNKCWLRDQIAATKAVFDMAVHPDPKFLGNQETTVRDAINATPH, encoded by the coding sequence GTGCGCACACTGCTCCGGATCGTGGCGGGCACGGCTATATGCGCCGTCATCGTCGGCGTGAGCTCGATCGTCTGGATTCGATACCAGGCAGGCGATTACAAATACTCGGTCGATACCGTTCCCGCCGCCGAGGTGGCGCTGATTCCCGGTGCGCAGGTCTACCAGAGTGGTCAGCCGTCGCCGTATCTTGTGGCCCGTCTCGAGCTCGGTCGCAGGCTGCTGGAAACCGGGAAGGTCAAGGCGCTGCTGGTCACCGGCGACAACGGCCGCCCGAGCTATGACGAACCCACCGCCATGCGGAGTTATCTCGTGCGCAAGGGCGTGCCCGAGAATAAGATCGCCCTCGACTACGCTGGATTCAGCACCTACGAATCCTGCGTCCGCGCACACGAAATCTTCGGGGTGCGCAAAGCCATTGTCGTCACACAGGATTTCAGCCTGCCCCGCACCATCGCCTTATGCCGCGACGCGGGCATCGATGCCACCGGCATCGGCGACGATACCCAGCCCCACAACCTCGTTTACAACAAATGTTGGCTACGCGACCAAATCGCCGCTACCAAGGCCGTTTTCGATATGGCTGTACATCCGGACCCGAAATTCCTCGGCAACCAGGAAACCACGGTCCGCGACGCCATCAACGCGACTCCACATTGA
- a CDS encoding cupin domain-containing protein yields the protein MEITEFPGYEWTTVADSPVRELFPGIRSRALWRGANGAKAYVLEMDPGTAWDGIDLHEPGPEEVFVVSGTFNDGFRDYPAGSFIHAPAGSSHIPQSITGCTLFVFYPEG from the coding sequence ATGGAGATCACCGAGTTTCCCGGATACGAGTGGACAACCGTCGCGGATTCGCCTGTGCGAGAGTTGTTTCCGGGCATTCGCTCGCGGGCGCTGTGGCGCGGGGCGAACGGCGCGAAAGCGTATGTGCTGGAAATGGATCCGGGCACCGCATGGGACGGTATCGATCTGCACGAGCCCGGACCGGAGGAGGTTTTCGTAGTATCCGGCACATTCAACGACGGATTCCGCGACTACCCGGCCGGATCGTTCATCCACGCTCCGGCCGGATCGTCACACATCCCACAGTCGATCACCGGCTGCACGCTATTCGTCTTCTACCCGGAGGGCTGA
- a CDS encoding ScnB, which produces MTSSPYDVLLRTLDPESRRENALPELDRKPDPWESSMQATCECLSWRGALDNLARRHAEDALGETIYHDFPVHTRSVVVTAHTLMDHGLIVPDELRARMDAVRERFNRD; this is translated from the coding sequence GTGACAAGCAGCCCTTACGACGTTCTCCTGCGCACGCTGGATCCAGAGTCGCGGCGGGAGAACGCGCTGCCCGAACTCGACCGCAAGCCCGACCCCTGGGAATCGAGCATGCAGGCGACATGCGAATGCCTGTCCTGGCGTGGCGCATTGGACAACTTGGCACGCCGCCATGCCGAGGATGCGCTCGGTGAGACGATCTACCACGACTTTCCCGTACACACCCGATCGGTCGTCGTGACGGCCCACACACTGATGGATCATGGATTGATCGTCCCGGACGAGTTGCGCGCGCGAATGGACGCGGTCCGGGAGCGGTTCAACCGGGACTAG
- the scnC gene encoding thiocyanate hydrolase subunit gamma yields the protein MSQTHDHGAHAPIQTSSQISEFEILETAVRELAIEKGLFSQEDHRRFSEWAESVGPHGGSRLVARAWTDPEFKARLLADGTETCKEVGIDWRDPTGSGTPSDYTYFYVLENTPEVHNVIVCTLCSCYPRPVLGMSPDWYRTPNYRRRLVRWPREVLAEFGLHIPPEVEVRVHDSNQKSRFMVMPMRPAGTEGWTEEQLAAIVTRDTMIGVAVPQIDWTAQAPPDQVEAASGRSGR from the coding sequence GTGAGTCAGACCCACGATCACGGGGCGCACGCGCCGATCCAGACGAGCTCGCAGATCAGCGAGTTCGAGATCCTGGAGACCGCGGTTCGCGAGCTCGCCATCGAGAAGGGCCTCTTTTCGCAAGAAGACCACCGACGGTTCTCCGAATGGGCGGAATCTGTCGGTCCGCACGGCGGATCGAGACTGGTCGCGAGGGCGTGGACGGATCCCGAGTTCAAGGCACGCCTGCTCGCCGACGGCACCGAGACCTGCAAGGAGGTCGGCATCGACTGGCGCGACCCGACCGGATCCGGAACGCCGAGCGACTACACCTACTTCTACGTGCTGGAGAACACGCCCGAGGTGCACAACGTGATCGTCTGTACGCTGTGTTCGTGCTACCCGCGGCCGGTTCTCGGTATGTCGCCGGACTGGTACCGCACCCCCAATTACCGTCGGCGCCTGGTGCGTTGGCCCCGTGAGGTACTCGCCGAATTCGGCCTGCACATTCCGCCCGAGGTCGAGGTCCGGGTGCACGATTCGAACCAGAAGTCCCGGTTCATGGTGATGCCGATGCGCCCGGCGGGCACCGAGGGCTGGACGGAGGAACAGCTGGCGGCCATCGTCACCCGGGACACGATGATCGGCGTGGCCGTGCCGCAGATCGACTGGACCGCGCAGGCACCGCCGGACCAGGTCGAGGCCGCCTCGGGAAGGAGCGGTCGGTGA
- a CDS encoding SH3-like domain-containing protein, which yields MTRKYEIGDRVRVRNATSMFHTRTQAYTRGRTGVVVEYRPEWVIPEDEAWGREDGRFEPFYVVRFRQTDLWPKYTGFDVDTLETEVSERWLEPAEEDAK from the coding sequence ATGACCAGGAAATACGAAATCGGCGATCGCGTCCGGGTTCGAAACGCGACGTCGATGTTCCACACTCGCACCCAGGCCTACACCCGTGGTCGAACGGGTGTCGTCGTCGAATACCGGCCCGAATGGGTGATTCCGGAAGACGAGGCGTGGGGACGTGAGGACGGTCGCTTCGAACCGTTCTACGTCGTGCGATTCCGCCAGACAGATCTTTGGCCCAAATACACCGGCTTCGACGTCGACACCCTGGAGACGGAGGTCTCCGAGCGCTGGCTCGAGCCCGCAGAGGAGGATGCCAAGTGA